Genomic segment of Halococcus sediminicola:
ACAATTGTGGAAGCCTATAAAAAGCGACTCTCGCATGATTTTATAGGTTTCCCAACGGATAGAACGCCATTTTGATTTCATACAGTAGATCTCGCCATTGAATGCCGGAAATTGCAAAATACACGCTGTCTATGCAGCAACGTTTGCACGAACTGCCGAGTTTCTGGCAGAAGCGGCGTGCTGCATAGAGAGGCTGTATTCAGTAAGGAGTGGCTACTGACAGAGCAAGTGCTGATTCGCTGTAGAAAGAGGGAGATTGCTGATTAGTTTTCTTGTCTCTCTGGCTGGTAAGTGAGGATGAGGACGTCCGAACCGACCGTTTTCGTATCCACGAGTTGTAGCGCTGTCGTATCGCTCGGATCTTCGAAGAGGCGCTTCCCGTTCCCTAAGATGACGGGGAAAGTCATGAGCCGGTACTCGTCGACCAGATCGTGTTCCATCAGTGTTTGGACGAGCTGTGCGCTGCCGTTGACCAGAATGTCGCCGTCCAGCTCCTGCTTCAGGGTAGAGACCTCGTCCGCGACGTTTTCATCGATGAGCGTCGAGTTGTTCCATTCGAGGGGTTCCTCGAGGGTCGTCGAGACGACGTACTTGGTCATACTGTTGAACTTATCGGCGAACCCCGTTTCGTCCGTCTGGCCCGGCCACGCCTCCGCGAACCCCTCGTAGGTCACTCGCCCCAGCAACAGCGCGTCGCTTGCCATCACTTCGTCGAGTTTGAACGCGTCTCCGTCGTCTCCGCGGTCGAACTCGAACGTCCAAACCGGGTCTTCCATGACGCCGTCCACCGACACGAACTCCGAGACGATTACGTTACCCATGTGATTTCACCACGAAAGCTACCATGAGCGAGGACGTATTCAATTAATCGTTCGTGAAATTACTGACCACTGATGAATGTGTATCTTTATGTCTAAGTGTATAATACTACTTCGGCGGTTGATGCAGAGTAGCCAGAATCCCAAGCTGACAGTGATTGACTAAACATCGCAGGGAGTGGCTAGTCCACTTTCGCCGCTTAGCGCTTCTATAACTCGATAGATGGAATAGACACCTATCGAGAGTAGATTCTATGAAACAACAAGTGCTGTTTATTCATGGTGCCGGTGGGTACGAAGAAGACAAAAAATTGGCAGCAGAGCTGCGGGATGGATTAGGGACTGCATACGAGGTGCAGTACCCACAGATGCCAAATGAAGATCATTCTGGATACGAGGCATGGAAAAATCAGATCGGAAAGGAACTCGCTGTGCTGGATGGCGAGGTGATTCTCCTTGGACACTCTCTGGGCGGTTCGATTCTGTTGAAATGTCTTTCCGAAGAGAAGACAGAAACGTCTATTGGCGGTATATTCCTTATCGCACTGCCGTACTGGGGTCCCGAAGGTTGGCAAGTCAGTGAATACGAACTGGAGAAAAACGTTGCGTCAAAGCTCCCGAGTGAATTGCCTGTATTCTTTTACCACGGCCGCGACGACGAAATAGTACCGTTTGCCCACCTCGCGCTGTACGCTGAAAAACTCCCGCAGGCAACGTTTCGCGAATTTGATGGCCGCGGACATCAGTTCAACAACGATTTGTCTGAAGTTGCCCAGGACATCAAAAGACTGTGAAGAAAGAACTCATAGAGAGATAACAGCCGGTTTACTCATGCTACTTCGGCGGTATCGGTTCAACCGCCGAAGTAGTAATAAGCAGAACGTGGTGAGACACCTCGACTTGACCTACCGATGTGTAAGATACGCGCTCTGTATACAGCAGTAACTGAGCTACTTACTGGGTTTCTGGCAGAACGCCCGTGCAAGATGTAGAGGCTATATCTCGCATCTGGTCTCTATCGCTATCTCTTGCCTTCTTAGCAGTGGAGGCAACCGCTGTCAGCACTCAAGTGGCTACTACAGGGTGAATTGAACCGTTACGACTTCGACAGCGCTACCTGATAGTGAGGTCTGTATGTGTTGGTAGGTCGACTAATCTTAGCAACATCCCACTCGGTACCCACCACAGCCTCTTGCACCCTGTCTGGACTGAATAGCCGGAATAAAAGCGTCTTATCAACATCGCACTCATATTCGAAGTGCATCACCCGGTAGGCGAGTCCAGTTGTCGGATCGGCTCGGTACCCGAGCATATTGGCGGATTCCTCCTCTTCAGGATCAAAGCCGTCAAGCACGGCAGTTGCGTCGGATGTCGTCACGAACGCGAGATCGCCGAGAAACTGGCGAAGACCTTGCATTGACCCCGCGAGACCTAGCTGGGTTCCAATTGCGAGCGCCGACTGGAATCGGTCGCGTTCGAACGTCTTGCGGAGCGCGAACATATCGGCATAACGAGCGTCATTGACACCACGCTCACGCATCGTCTCGACAAGGTGCTCACTCACCTCGATGGCGACTGTTTCGAAGTGATCCTGAAAGTAGACCGTATCACGCCCCGCACCTGCACCCATATCTAGTAATGGGCCATCGAGCCACGACACGCGCCACCCACCACGCTTACCGGCAGTAGGATCGAGTTCGCCAAAGTAGTTTTCCTCAACTGGGTGCTCACGGGCTTCTTTACCATCCCGTTGAATAAGTGGTTCATCCATTTTGCCGCGCTGATAGTCGTGAATAGCACGACCGAATGCATCGGATTTCATCACATCATGTGACACAGCCTCACTTGTAATAAAACCGCCATGAGAATCGATAGCGAGCGCGAAGACCTAGCGAATCGTATTGAGGAAGAATGGACGTGAGCGAAACAGAATCGGGTGGATGCTCTGTCACTCGCTGCTGCACCACCTCCACTACCGCGGCACTGGCAGGATAAGGATGAGCGTGGCGTGCAAGATACGCGCTCTGTAGTCAGCACTGTCGTTCAGAACTGCCGTATCTCTGCCAACTCTCGCCTGACCGATTCAGAGGGGTCAGCCACTCGCGCGCTCTTCGAGCGCCAGTCTGATCCCAAACCCAACAAGGACACTCCCACTTGCGTATCGGAGAGCACTCCGAACGAGTTCGCGCTCGGCAATTACTCGCCGAGTCTTACTGGAAAAGACGGCGAGTGCGGCCTGATACAGAAACCCGAGCGTTGCGAAAATCACTCTGAAAGCGAAATTTGGAGCGGAACGTTCCCATTCGATTGAACAAACTGCGGAAGAAACGCCAGAAAGAAGATGGCAACCTTCGGATTAAGGACGTTGATCATGAGCGCGTGGCGGTATGACTCTGCCGGGGTATACTCGGTCGTCTCATGTGTGATCTCGAATTCTTCACGATTCAGAATCGTTTGAATGCCCAAGTACACGAGGTAGCCTGCGCCAACGAATTTTACTGCGGTGAACGCGAGCGCTGATGTCCTGAAGATGGCCGACAGTCCCAGAACAGCACCAGCCGTGTGAACGATACTGCCGCTTGATGATCTAAGCGCGGCGGTGATGCCTGCGGCTCGTCCGTCGCTGATGGCTCGGGTCAGCGTGTAAATGCTGTCCGGCCCAGGAGCGACGATGAGACCCAATGCAGCAGGAATGAATGCGATCAGTACACTGAGGTCAAACATACGACAGGCTTACCTATCACTGGCATAAACATATCGTTTGTCTGTCTCCCGACGTTACATTCGCTCCCCACTGTCGCGCTCGCTCACGAAGAGGGGGCCGTCTAGTGACTTGGGGTGGTAGTTCATCACCTGGGTGCTGTGGGGACGCTACTTGACAACCGAAACGTCGAACTTCCCGCGCCAGCGATATCGCCGGCCGCCCCAGACGAACGTCCGGCGGACCAGCGCGTACGGGACGAGAGGCACGAACGCGAACAGTGCCGGGTAGGCGAGCGCAGCCGTCCACCGACGGACGCCCAGGACTTCGTTGACGGCGAAGTGCAACATCGTCAAGGCCACCACCATAGGGAGCGGGGCCAAGATTGCAGCCACGAGTGCGAGCACCAAAACGAGACAGATCCCGGTGACGGTGCCGGGGAAATGCCACCGAAGAATCTTCGTCCACCGGACTGGCCGCTCAATCGCCTCGTGAATGGTCCCACCAATGGGAACGATGTGTGTCCGGCCGACCGTCGTCACCTCAAGGTACTCCATGAGGAGTCCGTCGTCGCTGACGGTCCGCCGCAGTTCATCAAGAAACGCTGTCTCGTCGATGTCGCCGCGGTCGAACATGACCGCGCCACCCCATATCTGGTTGCCGAGGTAGAGGCCCAGTGAGCCTGCTGAGGCGTACAGTGGTTCGAGCAGCACCGACAGAGGGTCTTGTCCGACGAAATACGGTACCTCTGACACCGGGCCACGCTGCTCATAGTCCGCGCTGAGGGTCGCCAGCCAGTCCGGAGGGTGGTGGAAATCGTCGTCAGTCCAGACGAGGCGGTCGTGGCGCGCGGCCTCCATCCCGGTGACGATGGCGTTGGCCTTTCCCGAACAGCCCTCCGGCTCCCCTGCGGCGACGAGCTGGACGCCTTCGTAGTGATTTTCCTGACCGGTGACGGGGTCGTCCCCGCTATCGTGGATGACCAACAGCTCGTCGCTATCTCCGAGTTGGGCGGCCAGCTCCCCGCATGCGTCGGTCCACCTCGTCGTCGGCAGAAGGACACTCATCGGTGACCGGTCAGACATGGCGGTGACTTCTGTCGGTGACTCGAAAAATGAATCGATTCCTGTCGTTCCAGTACGTTTAGGACGAACAATCGCCGTCTTCAGCCTACTCGTGGAAATTTCATACTCTGAGAGGCGTTCGACGGGGGGCAGATTGATGAATACGGGCTGTGTCGTCCGTATCGTCGTTCAGAACTGCTGTATCCTGTTAGCTCTTGCCTGACCGACTCAGAGAGTGTATTCAGCAGGGAATGTAGCTGTGGTGGGAATATGGAAAGCAATCGGTTGCGTTAGGCGGAGGGGTTGGTGACAGAGAGGTACTGAGAATAGTCGTGGCCGTATCCGATGCAGGTTTGTCACCAAAGTCACCAAGCGTTGGAGAATCGGGCCTCAGTCGAAGCACTCGAACGGAATGGTTCAACCTAGCAGTATCCAGTTTACTGAATGTCCATCCGCGTGAAACGGACCTGGCTCACGGCTATCAATACGAGTGTGGCAGCGAGCAGAATTCCCGCACTCGTGAAGTCGTAGGTCCCTTCGAGCATGATTTCGTTCGCGTCGAAGTACCTCATCGGAGCGATGTTTGCCAGCCAGCCGTAGTCCGTCACAGGGATGAACGACTGGAACAGGTACAGCGCGAAGAGCACGCCGATCGCCGCGTTCTGGGCGGTGTCCTTGTCGTCAAGCAACACCGATAACACCAGCCCGATGGCCCCACAACACAGTAGGTACGGGATTGAGAGTACGTGGACCATGATGAGTTCCTCCACCGCTATCGACGGGTCGATGAATAGCGTACCGACGTAAATCGCCGCCGGCGTGATGACGCTGGCGATGAGGATCGGTACCAGCAGCGAGAGGAACGTCTCAACGAGCACGGTCGTCCGCGAGACCGGGTTCGCAAGCAGCACGTCCATCCGGTCTTCGTCGATATCGCCCCGAACCGACCCTGCCGCGCTGTACGTGAGGTAGAGACCGAAAAACACCGCCCACATCAGAGTGTAGAATTCGCCGGCGAGTAGCCCTCCGAGACTCGTCATGCTCTGGAGACCGAACGCTTCGATGAACGGCTGGGGTAACTCCGCCATGACCTGCTTGAACTGGGCGCTGGCGGCAATGTTGGTCGTGATCAGCGGAGCGGACGCGACGAACAACATCGCCAGCAGCGCGAACGCAACGCTGATCCCGAACGCGCTCTTGAGTCGGTGCTCTCCTTCGTAACGCAGGACGTTAAGAGTCATTGGATATCCATCCACCCGAACCGCCACTGACCGGCGAGAACCAATATCACGGCGGCCACAAGCAGGATTCCTGCGCCTGCGAGATCGTAGTTGGCGTTGACGAGAATCTCGGTCGGATCGAAGTAGTTCATCGGGGTGAGAACGCCGAGGAACTCCAGATCCGTGCCGATGAACGCCGTCTCGACGAGGAAGGCCACCACAAGCACGCCGACCGAGGCGTTTTGGGCGAGGCTCTCGCTGCCGAGAAACACTGAGAGTGCGAACCCGACCGCCGCACAACACAGCAGATACGGCACCGCCAGCGCGTGGAGCGCGACGAGGTTCGTAACGTCGAGCGGTTTGTCGATGAGTACCGAACCGACGTAGAGCACGATCGGCGTGATGGCGTTGACTGCGAGAATCGGCACTAGCATGGAGAGAAATTCCTCACCGACGAGTCTCGTTCGGGAGATTGGCGCGGAAAGGAGGGTATCCATCCGGCCTGTCTCGATGTCACCCGCGACCAGTCCAGCAGCGGTGTAGGCGAGATAGAGGCCAAGCACGAGTATCCAGCCGAACTGATAGAGTTCGACCGCGAGCAGTCCCGGAAGGGTGTTGAACGCCGCAAGACCGAACCCCTCGGTGAACTGCTGGGGGAAGTTACTGAAGATCGCTTCGAGGTCGAAATCGGAATAGGCGGGCGAGAGCGCGACGAACATCGCGCCGTAGAAACTCGCCGCGATTGCAATAGTGGCCCCGAGCACCAGTTTGCGTTCGCCCTCGTAGCGTGCGACCTCAAACATTCGCCTGTCTCCCGACGGTGCCCGACTTGCGGTCGGGGTCGACCTCACCATAGAATCGCATGAACACGTCTTCGAGTGGTGCGTCCTCAATGTCGAGATCGAGGACGTCGTACCCGATGAGGTGTTCGAGCAGGGCGTTGTAATCGCCCGTGTACGTGAAGTTCACGCTCGTCCCATCACGGCCGTCCGACGAGGTGTCATCGCTCTCCGTCGATGGGCCGTCTCCGCTGCCGTCGGCGGCGGTGGGCTGGACTGGCTGCTCGTCGCCGGTGACGCTCACGTCGTGTGCGCCCTCGATGGCGAACGCGCCAGCCTCGACAGGTTCGGCGACGCGGATCGAGACGCGCTTGCCGCCGCGTTCGAGCAGCGTCTCGACATCTTCGAGCTCGACGAGGTGGCCGTTCCGGATGACGCCCACTCGGTCGCAGATCTTCTGGACCTCGCTCAGGATGTGCGAGGAAAAGAAGAACGTTTTGCCCCTGGCCCGTTCGCCGCGAATGAACTCGTAGAACCGCTCCTGCATCAGTGGATCCAGCCCCGAGGTGGGTTCGTCCATGATGACGAGGTCGGGATCGTGCATGAACGCGAGCACGACCGCGAGCTTGCGCTTGTTGCCCGTCGAATACTCGCCGATCTCGCGATCCATCGGCGGGTCGAACAGTTCCAGCAACTCATCGCTGCGCGTATCGCCCTTGAGCGACGCCTGGTACCGCAGAAACCGCCGGCCGGTAACGCTCTCGTCGAAACCCATCTCCGCGGGGATGTACCCCACGTGTCGCTTGGCCTCGATCATCGCGCTTCGGTCGGTGATGTCGTGGCCGAGCACGCTCGCGCCCCCCTCGGTCGGCGATTGGAACCCCATCAGCGTCCGAATTGTGGTAGACTTGCCTGCCCCGTTCGGTCCGAGAAAGCCGAAGATTTCACCATCTTCGACGGCAAACGATAGTGACTCGATTGCACGAACGTCTCCGTAGTCTTTCGTGAGACCGTTTACTTCGATCGCTGCCATGTCTGATACTCGGCTCCATAACCAGATATCTGTTTCGGTCATGTATTCACATACGATGACCGTATTAGTTATGTATTCACAGGCCGGAGGAGTGGTATGCGTGGTTTCAGCGACGAGGAACGAGATCGCATTCGAGAACAGTTGATCGAGACAGGACGTGAATTACTACTCACGTACGGACCGAAGAAAACGACGGTCGAGGACATCACAGATCCCGTCGGGATCGCGAAACCGACGTTCTACCAGTTCTTCGACGCGAAAACCGACCTCTACATCGTGATTCTGGAACGCGAACTACAGGAGTACATGGAAACCGCCCGGTCAGAGCTTGAGGGCGTCAACGACCCCCAAGAGGCACTGGAGCGATTGTTCTGGTGTTATGCTGAGTTCGGCGAAGGGAACCGGTTCATCCAGCAAACAGTCATTCAGGGCAACTACCAGGATATAATTGGAAGCGGAAAATCGGAGCAGCTCGACAATCTAGTTCGAACCGAGATGGCGGAGTTCATTCCTCTCATCGAAGACATCCAGGGTCGAAGTGATGGTCCAGTCTCTGAGATGGACCCACTCACTGTTCTGGGCATCATGGGGTCATCGATCGGTCTGTTGGTGCTCCACAAGGACGAATACGAGCAATACGAGGGTCAGTTCGAGGGTATCGAGGAAGGCTACTACTACCACATGCAGGACACGTTGATCACAACCCTCGCACGAGGATTGACAGTCGAAGGATGAATTCTGGTATCTGAGATCAGGCAAGTAGATTGCTCATGCACGACTGGACTCGAAATCTATACCGATAGTCTAAATTTCACACATATATCTATGCATGATGAATCGACCTAGCCGTCATCAGATACAACTGAAGAACGCAAGAACAACCATTTCAGACCTTCATTCGACCACTTTCACCCCACACATGGCTCAGGTTTATCATCTAAAAAAAACGTATGGAAAGCGAGGAGATATAGAGCAATGACTATCGACAAGTACACCAAGAGTCTGCTGACCGCAACCAGCACTCGAGGCGTCAGCACCACCAATTCAGATGGGATCGAAGCAACACGTCGCTTCGCGAACAACCGACCACGACTCGTGAACGAAGGAACGAGCGCATGAACGAACGCCAGCCGCCGCGACGTCCTGCTGAAGTTACAGAACTGTCAGACATTGCGGGAACAGACTCTACTGAGACGAGCCAATGTCAGTCTCTCTCGTCATCGTCACTTCCTGCCGATCGTGACCGCACTCTCGAGAAGTATGACGACAAACTAGATCTCGCAATCGAAACTGATGGTCTCAAGAAATCATTCGGAGACACGCGCGCCATCGACGGCATCGATCTCCGAATACCCCGGGGCTCCGTATACGGGCTTTTAGGTCCTAACGGAGCCGGTAAGACCACGGCGATACGAATACTCACGACGTTGCTCCGCCCTGACGCCGGCACTGCGACCGTTCTCGGGCACGACGTCGTTCAGGACGCAGCCGACGTCCGTGCAAAGGTGAGTCTCACGGGCCAGTACGCCTCGGTCGACGAGGACCTCACTGGACACGAGAACCTCGTCCTCGTGGGACGCCTGCTCGGCTTCTCGTGGCGAGACGCGAAGAAGCGCGCCGATGAACTACTCACGGCCTTCGGCCTCGAAGACGCTGCCACGCGCCAGGTACGGACGTACTCCGGTGGTATGCGGCGTCGACTCGACGTCGCCGCGAGCCTCGTCGTCACACCCGAGGTGCTGTTCTTAGACGAGCCGACGACAGGTCTCGACCCACGCAGCCGAAATCAGGTCTGGGCCATCATCCGCGCCATCGCTGCCGAAGGAACTACTGTTCTTCTCACCACGCAGTATCTCGACGAGGCCGACCGTCTCGCCGATCGCCTCGCCGTCATCGACAATGGCCGCGTCATCGCTGAGGGGACGAGCCGCGAACTGAAGGCCGCCGTGGGTGCGAGCACTCTCCATCTTCAAGTCCAAGATCCGAGACGCCGAGAAGAAGCCGAAGCTATCTTGCGAGACCACTTCAGCATGGACGTCCATAATGGAACCGACCGGGATACCCTCTCCGCGAGCGTTCCACACGATGAAGAGCCAGCGGCGGTGCTGACGGCACTCTCGGATGCCGGCGTAAATGTCGCCGAGTTCTCGCTCGGGCAGGCGAGCCTCGACGAGGTCTTCCTCGCACTCACCGGTCAACCCGCTGAGGACACGACGGAGGAGGTGGCCGCATGAGCAACGAGACCACTCCATCGAACACAGTCGTCGAGGAGGATCTCGACGATGTCCTCTCGCGGGTCGAACGGCCGTCTCGCCCAGGCCCAATCTCCGCCTCGCTCACTCTCGGGTGGCGGGCGCTCCTGAAGATCAAGCACGTGCCGTTTCAGCTCCTCGACGTCACGGCATTCCCGCTCATGTTCACGCTGCTGTTCACCTTCCTGTTCGGGGGCGCTCTCGCCGGATCACCACAGCAGTATATCCAGTTCCTGCTGCCGGGTATCCTCGTCCAGTCTATCGTCTTCATCACTGTCTATACGGGCGTCGGCCTCAACACGGACATCGAGAAGGGCTTGTTCGACCGTTTCCAGTCACTCCCGATCTGGCAGCCTGCGCCGCTGGTCGGGGCACTCCTCGGCGACGTGTTGCGCTACTCGATGGCGGCGCTCATGGTTGTCGGGCTCGGTGTCGTTCTGGGTTTCCGTCCCGGAGCTGGGATTGTGGGAGTGCTCCTCGCGCTCGCGCTGGTGCTCGTCTTCGCGTTCAGCGTCTCATGGATCTGGGTTCTCGCGGGGTTGCTCGTCGACACCCCTGAGTCCGTTATGACGGCGAGCTTTCTTCTGCTCTTCCCGCTGACGTTTGTTAGCAACATCTTCGTCGACCCGGCGACCATGCCAGCGTGGCTCCAGACCGTGGTCAGCGTGAATCCCGTTACGCATCTCGTCGACGCCTCCCGGGGCCTCATGCATGGAAACGTCGCTTTGATGGATGTGACATGGGTGCTCATCGCCTCTGCCATAATCATTATCGTGTTCGCACCGCTATCGCTTCATATGTACCACAAGGAGCGATAAGCGCATTTCTGGAATCAAGAGAGAACTATCCTATGCAACTATATGACCGGGTGAAGGACTTGCCGCTCGATATAGACAGCTATGAACTCACCCACCACGAGCAGAACTGCACGGGGGATTTTGCCCGTGCAAGCGTCGTCTTATCAATACAAGACCACGCTCCAGACACTCCTGAATTCAGGAGACCATGCACTCAGATCGCACTGCGCGGACAGGAGAGTATCGGCTACGGCGAAGACGTTACCTATGACAAAGTAGACCATCAGGCGCTCCTCGAATCTTCGTCTGAACTCCCGCTTGCCGGGAAGTACACGATAGCGTCGTTTTCGGCAGCGCTCGACAGAATCGATCTCTTCCCCAACCGTGAACCAGAACGTGAGGCGTCTCGGTACTACCGCCGGTGGGCACTCGAAAGCGCGGCCCTTGATCTCGCACTCAAACAGGCTCGAATGGATTTGGCCACCGTCCTCGACCGGGAGTACGACCCTGTTCGGTTCGTTGTGAGCAACCGCCTTGGCAATCCCCCGACGTTTGACCGAGTAGCTACTTGGCTTGAATTGAACCCCAATTTGGAGTTCAAGCTAGACATCGACTCTGGATGGACAGGCACACTGATTGGACAACTCGCGGAGATCGATGCCGTGCAGGTTCTCGACTTCAAAGGCCGATACAAAGGAACGATGGTCGATCAGCCCTCGAATGCGGACCTCTATCGGCGTCTCATCGAGAATTTTCCTGATGTGCTCATCGAAGATCCCGTTCTCACCGACGAAACACAAGCACTCTTCGAAGGCATTGAACATCGAATCACATGGGATGCGCCGATCACGGGCGTGAGGAGTATCGAGCAACTACCGTTCGAACCCGACTGGCTAAACATCAAGCCTTCGAGATTCGGGACGCTTGAGAGCCTCTTCAATTCGATCGAGTACTGTCTCAATCACGATATCCAGATGTACGGCGGCGGTCAAACCGAGTTGGGTGTCGGCCGTCAGCACATCCACGCTCTCGCGTCGCTGTTCTATCCTTCGTCGCCGAATGATATCGCTCCCCGGCCGTACAATCACCCGGAACCCACTTCTGGCCTCCCAACTAGTCCACTCTCACCTCCAGCAGATCCTCGCGGATTCGAATGGCACTGACAACCGAGGAGAATGACAACGGCCGATTATAGAGTTCGCCAAAGGCCGAAGGAAAAAAGAGCGGTTCGGGAATCGATTTTGAGATTGGTCGGAAGTGGCTTGGAGGTCAGCCGACGGCTGGATGTTCTGGGTCATGTGGAACACGTTCTCAGGATCCCACTCGGTTTTCAGTTTGACGAGGCGATCGTAGTTCTCGCCGAAGGCGTGCTTCACGTCGTCGTCCTGCATCAAGTAGTTCGCGTAGATCCCCTCCGTCGAGTGCGGTCGCACCATCTCGTAGATGTCTTGGGCCCAGCCCATCATCGCCTCGTCGTCGGCTGGGTCCGACCACCCGATCCCAATTCCGACGTTGTACGCCGCATCCCGGTGTGAGAAGGCCGTCTCGGTGGATCTGACTCGGGTGACGGCACCGCCCATCGACTCGAACCAGACGCTCGAGAACAGGTTGGGGAGGGCATCGATCGCATCAACGAGCGTATCGATGAGGTCGTCGGAAAGCTCCTCGATGTACACCGATTTGCCGTAGTAGCGCTGGCCTGGCTGGCCCTCGTCGGAGGTTGCCTTGAACGCGGTGTACGACATCGACTCAACGATCGGGAGGATCGGCTCGCCCCACGAAATGAGCGGCTCCAACGCGACTCGACCGGCGTCGACCTCACCCGACCAACAGCCGATGAACGCGATGCCCGTCTCGCCCTGCTGCTCCTCGGGGAAGGGCTCCATCGGCGGGATGGTCATGATCATCGGGAAACAGGTGAGCTCGTCGGGTGCGTCGATCATGAACTCCCGGAACATCCGAAGTGCCTCACCGGCGACGTCGAACGGGTGGAAGATCTGGACGGTGAGCACCTCGTGGCCGATCTCATGGAGTTGGAATTCGAACTCGGTCACCACGCCAAAGTTGCCCCCACCGCCGCGCAACCCCCCGAAGAGGTCGGGGTGTTCCGACTCGCTCGCCCGGACGATCTCGCCGTCGGTTGTGACGACCGTAGCGCCGGTGAGATTGTCGCACGTGAGGCCATAGTTACGCATGAGCCAGCCGATGCCGCCACCAAGAGTCAGGCCACCAATGCCG
This window contains:
- a CDS encoding TetR/AcrR family transcriptional regulator; protein product: MRGFSDEERDRIREQLIETGRELLLTYGPKKTTVEDITDPVGIAKPTFYQFFDAKTDLYIVILERELQEYMETARSELEGVNDPQEALERLFWCYAEFGEGNRFIQQTVIQGNYQDIIGSGKSEQLDNLVRTEMAEFIPLIEDIQGRSDGPVSEMDPLTVLGIMGSSIGLLVLHKDEYEQYEGQFEGIEEGYYYHMQDTLITTLARGLTVEG
- a CDS encoding alpha/beta fold hydrolase yields the protein MKQQVLFIHGAGGYEEDKKLAAELRDGLGTAYEVQYPQMPNEDHSGYEAWKNQIGKELAVLDGEVILLGHSLGGSILLKCLSEEKTETSIGGIFLIALPYWGPEGWQVSEYELEKNVASKLPSELPVFFYHGRDDEIVPFAHLALYAEKLPQATFREFDGRGHQFNNDLSEVAQDIKRL
- a CDS encoding ABC transporter permease subunit, translated to MFEVARYEGERKLVLGATIAIAASFYGAMFVALSPAYSDFDLEAIFSNFPQQFTEGFGLAAFNTLPGLLAVELYQFGWILVLGLYLAYTAAGLVAGDIETGRMDTLLSAPISRTRLVGEEFLSMLVPILAVNAITPIVLYVGSVLIDKPLDVTNLVALHALAVPYLLCCAAVGFALSVFLGSESLAQNASVGVLVVAFLVETAFIGTDLEFLGVLTPMNYFDPTEILVNANYDLAGAGILLVAAVILVLAGQWRFGWMDIQ
- a CDS encoding LysE family translocator; the encoded protein is MFDLSVLIAFIPAALGLIVAPGPDSIYTLTRAISDGRAAGITAALRSSSGSIVHTAGAVLGLSAIFRTSALAFTAVKFVGAGYLVYLGIQTILNREEFEITHETTEYTPAESYRHALMINVLNPKVAIFFLAFLPQFVQSNGNVPLQISLSE
- a CDS encoding ABC transporter permease subunit — encoded protein: MTLNVLRYEGEHRLKSAFGISVAFALLAMLFVASAPLITTNIAASAQFKQVMAELPQPFIEAFGLQSMTSLGGLLAGEFYTLMWAVFFGLYLTYSAAGSVRGDIDEDRMDVLLANPVSRTTVLVETFLSLLVPILIASVITPAAIYVGTLFIDPSIAVEELIMVHVLSIPYLLCCGAIGLVLSVLLDDKDTAQNAAIGVLFALYLFQSFIPVTDYGWLANIAPMRYFDANEIMLEGTYDFTSAGILLAATLVLIAVSQVRFTRMDIQ
- a CDS encoding ATP-binding cassette domain-containing protein; translated protein: MPRGSVYGLLGPNGAGKTTAIRILTTLLRPDAGTATVLGHDVVQDAADVRAKVSLTGQYASVDEDLTGHENLVLVGRLLGFSWRDAKKRADELLTAFGLEDAATRQVRTYSGGMRRRLDVAASLVVTPEVLFLDEPTTGLDPRSRNQVWAIIRAIAAEGTTVLLTTQYLDEADRLADRLAVIDNGRVIAEGTSRELKAAVGASTLHLQVQDPRRREEAEAILRDHFSMDVHNGTDRDTLSASVPHDEEPAAVLTALSDAGVNVAEFSLGQASLDEVFLALTGQPAEDTTEEVAA
- a CDS encoding dihydrofolate reductase family protein, which encodes MGNVIVSEFVSVDGVMEDPVWTFEFDRGDDGDAFKLDEVMASDALLLGRVTYEGFAEAWPGQTDETGFADKFNSMTKYVVSTTLEEPLEWNNSTLIDENVADEVSTLKQELDGDILVNGSAQLVQTLMEHDLVDEYRLMTFPVILGNGKRLFEDPSDTTALQLVDTKTVGSDVLILTYQPERQEN
- a CDS encoding glycosyltransferase family 2 protein yields the protein MSDRSPMSVLLPTTRWTDACGELAAQLGDSDELLVIHDSGDDPVTGQENHYEGVQLVAAGEPEGCSGKANAIVTGMEAARHDRLVWTDDDFHHPPDWLATLSADYEQRGPVSEVPYFVGQDPLSVLLEPLYASAGSLGLYLGNQIWGGAVMFDRGDIDETAFLDELRRTVSDDGLLMEYLEVTTVGRTHIVPIGGTIHEAIERPVRWTKILRWHFPGTVTGICLVLVLALVAAILAPLPMVVALTMLHFAVNEVLGVRRWTAALAYPALFAFVPLVPYALVRRTFVWGGRRYRWRGKFDVSVVK
- a CDS encoding methyltransferase domain-containing protein, whose translation is MKSDAFGRAIHDYQRGKMDEPLIQRDGKEAREHPVEENYFGELDPTAGKRGGWRVSWLDGPLLDMGAGAGRDTVYFQDHFETVAIEVSEHLVETMRERGVNDARYADMFALRKTFERDRFQSALAIGTQLGLAGSMQGLRQFLGDLAFVTTSDATAVLDGFDPEEEESANMLGYRADPTTGLAYRVMHFEYECDVDKTLLFRLFSPDRVQEAVVGTEWDVAKISRPTNTYRPHYQVALSKS
- a CDS encoding ABC transporter ATP-binding protein, translating into MAAIEVNGLTKDYGDVRAIESLSFAVEDGEIFGFLGPNGAGKSTTIRTLMGFQSPTEGGASVLGHDITDRSAMIEAKRHVGYIPAEMGFDESVTGRRFLRYQASLKGDTRSDELLELFDPPMDREIGEYSTGNKRKLAVVLAFMHDPDLVIMDEPTSGLDPLMQERFYEFIRGERARGKTFFFSSHILSEVQKICDRVGVIRNGHLVELEDVETLLERGGKRVSIRVAEPVEAGAFAIEGAHDVSVTGDEQPVQPTAADGSGDGPSTESDDTSSDGRDGTSVNFTYTGDYNALLEHLIGYDVLDLDIEDAPLEDVFMRFYGEVDPDRKSGTVGRQANV